AGAGTCTTTGTACTTATGTACAGCTCTTAATATAGTTACAATTTGCTTTTCTGTTGGTAGAGGCACAGGTCCTGAAACTTGTGATCCAGCCTTTTTAGCAGTTTCAACTATTTTACCTGCTGAAAAATCTAATAATTTGTGATCATATGATTTTAATCTTATTCTTATTTTTTCATTCTTAGCCATTTTGTTTTCCCTCCTTTATCACGTGTTTAATTTTCAAGTTGCGTACAACCAATACCGACACACTGCTCCGGGTGTGTTGTAACTTTCAAATCGATACCAGTTCGTATTTCACTAGGATTTAATTCTTATTTTCTTAATCTCTCAAGCACACTATTATATTTTATATCATTTGTTACATTTTTTCAAGTTTTTTTTATGTTTTTTTCAATTTTATTTTCTCTTACAACATTATAACCTCAAACTTGATTATTAATCTATCTCAAGGCACTAGTTTAGTATATATGCTTTATTGCTACTTGTCAACAAAAAACAAAAAAGAGAGGTTAAACCCCCTCTTTTTTTTATATGAAATCAATTAGCTTAGTAAAAGATTATTCAACTATTGTAGCAACAACTCCTGAAGCTACTGTTCTTCCACCTTCTCTTATTGAGAATCTTAATCCCTCTTCTACAACTATTGAGTTTATTAAGTCTACTTCCATTGTTACGTTGTCTCCAGGCATTACCATTTCTATTCCATCTGGTAACTTACAAGCTCCTGTTACATCTGTTGTTCTAAAGTAGAACTGTGGTCTATATCCATCAAAGAATGGTGTATGTCTTCCACCTTCTTCTTTTTTAAGTACATATACTTCTGCTGTAAATTTTGTGTGTGCTTTTACTGATCCAGTTTTTGCTAGTACTTGTCCTCTTTCTATTTCAGCTCTTTGTACTCCTCTTAATAATGCTCCTATATTATCCCCTGCTTGTGCTTGGTCTAATAATTTTCTGAACATTTCTACTCCTGTTACTACTACTTTTCTTGGTGCTTCTGTTAATCCTACTAATTCTACTTCGTCTTGTACTTTTAATACTCCTCTTTCCACTCTTCCTGTTGCAACTGTTCCTCTTCCTGTGATTGAGAATACGTCTTCTACTGGCATTAAGAATGGTTTGTCAGTATCTCTTTCTGGTGCTGGTATATACTCATCTATTTGCTCGAATAATTCTACTATTTTATTTCCCCATTCGCTCTTTGGATCTTCTAATGCCATTAATGCTGATCCTCTTATTATTGGAGTATCATCTCCTGGGAAATCATATTCTGTTAATAAATCTCTTACTTCCATTTCTACTAGCTCTAATAACTCTTCATCATCTACCATGTCACATTTGTTTAAGAATACTACTATATATGGTACACCAACTTGTCTTGATAATAGTATATGCTCTCTTGTTTGTGGCATTGGTCCATCTGTTGCTGAACAAACTAATATTGCTCCGTCCATTTGTGCTGCTCCTGTTATCATGTTCTTAACGTAGTCAGCATGTCCTGGGCAGTCAACGTGTGCGTAGTGTCTGTTTGGAGTTTCATACTCAACGTGTGCTGTTGATATTGTGATTCCTCTTTCTCTTTCTTCTGGAGCTTTATCTATGTTTGCGAAATCTACTGCTTCTCCTAATTGATATCTGTCATATAATGTTTTTGTTATTGCTGCTGTTAATGTAGTTTTACCATGGTCAACGTGTCCTATTGTCCCTATATTAACATGAGGTTTTGTTCTTTCGTATTTAGCTTTAGCCATTTTGAATTTCCTCCCTTTAATCTTGTGCAAGACGAGACAAGTCTCGTCTTGCTGATTATTTTTTATATTTATATTATTAATTAATTTTTAAATTATTTTCCTTCAGCTATCTTTTTAGCAACTGAAGCTGGAACTTGTTCATAGTGATCGAATATCATTGTATAAGTTGCACGACCTTGAGTTGAAGATCTTAGGTCTGTAGAGTATCCAAACATTTCTGAAAGTGGAACGAATGCATTTATAACTTGTGCACCGCTTCTTGCTTCCATTCCTTGTATTAATCCTCTTCTTGAGTTTAAGTCACCCATAACATCTCCCATGTAATCTTCAGGAGTAACAACTTCTACTTTGAAGTAAGGCTCTAAAAGAACTGCATTACCTTTCTTCATAGCATCTTTGAATGCCATTGAACCAGCCATTTTGAACGCCATCTCAGAAGAGTCAACCTCATGGTAAGAACCATCATATAACTCAACAGCAACGTCTACAACTGGATAACCAGCAACTATACCAGACTGCATAGCTCCTTGTACACCCATGTCAACTGGACCAACATATTCTTTTGGTACAGATCCACCAACAGTTTTGTTTGTGAACTTGTATCCTTCACCTGGCTCTTGAGGAGCAACTCTAATCTTAACGTGACCGTATTGTCCTCTACCACCTGATTGCTTAGAGTACTTGTATTCAACATCAACTGGTTGAGTTATAGTTTCTCTATATGCAACTTGTGGAGCACCAACTTTAGCTTCTACTTTAAATTCTCTTAATAATCTATCTACTATTATCTCTAAGTGTAACTCACCCATACCAGATATTATAGTTTGTCCTGTTTCTTGGTCAGTTTTAACTGTGAAAGTTGGGTCTTCTTCAGCTAACTTTTGAAGAGCTATACCCATTTTTTCTTGAGCTGCTTTAGAACTTGGTTCTATAGCAACAGATATAACTGGCTCAGGGAATTCCATAGATTCAAGTATTATTGGATTAGCAGGGTCACATAATGTGTCTCCAGTAGTAGTATCTTTTAATCCTACTGCTGCTGCTATATCTCCAGCATAAACTTTAGTTATTTCTTCTCTTGTATTGGCATGCATTTGTAGTATACGACCAATTCTTTCTCTCTTGTTCTTAGTTGCATTTAAAACATAAGAACCAGATTCTAATGTTCCAGAGTAAACTCTGAAGAACGCTAGTTTTCCAACAAATGGGTCAGTCATTATTTTGAATGCTAATGCAGAGAATGGCTCTTCATCAGAAGAATGTCTTTCAGCTTCTTCTCCATCTTCCAATATACCTTTTATAGCTGCTATATCTGTTGGTGCTGGTAAGTAATCTAAAACTGCATCTATTACTAATTGAACACCTTTGTTTCTATAAGCTGTACCACAGAAAACTGGGTTCATTTCACAAGCTATAGTAGCTTTTCTTATAGCAACTTTTAATTCTTCTATAGTAGGTTCTTCACCTTCAAGATATTTCATCATTAATTCTTCATCAGTTTCAGCTACTGATTCAACTAATTTTTCTCTCCACTCAGCAGCTAATTCTTTCATGTCTTCTGGTATGTCTGTTTCTTCCATTTCAACCCCTAGGTCGTCTTTGTATATAACAGCATCCATTTTTAATAAGTCTATTATACCTATGAATGAATCTTCTTTACCTATTGGTAATTGCATAGGAACTGCATTAGAATTTAATCTAGATTTCATCATGCTTACAACATTGTAGAAATCTGCACCTAATATATCCATTTTATTTACAAAAGCTATTCTAGGTACTCCATAAGTTTCAGCTTGTCTCCATACATTTTCTGATTGAGGCTCAACCCCACCTTTTGCACAGAATACAGCAACTGAACCGTCAAGAACTCTTAGAGATCTTTCAACTTCAACTGTGAAGTCCACGTGTCCAGGAGTATCTATTATATTTATTCTATGGTCTTTCCATGAAGCAGTAGTAGCGGCAGAAGTTATTGTTATACCTCTTTCCTTTTCTTGCTCCATCCAGTCCATTTGAGAAGCTCCTTCATGAGTTTCTCCTATCTTATGAGTTTGCCCAGTGTAAAACAGGATTCTTTCTGTAGTAGTAGTTTTCCCTGCATCTATATGAGCCATGATTCCTATATTCCTAGTTCTTTCCAAAGGAAACTTTCTAGCCATGGTTATCCTCCTTATGATATCCTCAATTTTATAAGATATCTATATATCCTACCATCTATAATGAGCAAATGCTTTATTAGCTTCTGCCATTTTATGAGTATCTTCTTTTTTCTTAACTGAAGCTCCTGTGTTGTTAGCTGCGTCCATTATTTCTTTAGCTAATTTATCAACCATTCCTTTTTCTCCACGAGCTCTAGTGTATTTTACTAACCATCTTAAACCTAATGTTTGTCTTCTTTCAGGTCTAACTTCGATTGGCACTTGGTAGTTTGCCCCACCAACTCTTCTCGCTTTTACTTCTAAAACAGGCATTATATTATCCATTGCCTTATTAAATACTTCTAAAGCATCTTCTCCTGTTTTTTCAGCAATAATTGTGAAAGCATCATAAACTATTGTTTGAGACTTTCCTTTTTTTCCGTCTACCATTAAATTATTTATTAATTTAGTAACTACCTTACTCCCATACATAGGATCTGGTAAAACTTCTCTCTTTGGAACATTACCTTTTCTTGGCATTTCGCTTCCCTCCTTAATTATTTAACTTAAATCATAGGTACTCGACATAAATCATTTAATGCCGTGATGCCATAAATATCTATATATTTAAAGCACCGAACTATAATCAATCATTAATTGTTTTTATTTTTTAGCGTCCTTAGGTTTCTTAGCACCATACTTAGATCTTGATTGTCTTCTCTTATCAACACCTGCTGTGTCTAAAGTACCTCTTAGTATATGGTATCTAACCCCTGGAAGGTCTTTTACTCTTCCGCCTCTTATAAGAACAACACTATGTTCTTGTAAGTTATGTCCTTCTCCTGGTATATAAGCAGAAACTTCTATACCATTAGTTAATCTAACTCTGGCAACTTTTCTTAAAGCTGAGTTAGGTTTCTTAGGAGTAACTGTTTTTACTGAAGTACAAACCCCTCTTTTTTGTGGAGCACTCGCGTCAGTTACTTTCTTGTTTAAAGAGTTGTAACCTTTTTGTAATGCTGGAGCAGTAGATTTCTTTTCAACTGCTTTTCTACTTTTACGAACTAATTGGTTAATTGTTGGCATCATCTGCACCTCCTTCCAAATTTTCGATCTTATCAGTGACCGCCAACTACATCAATATGAATACTCATACTGACTGATTGTAACATTTGTTACTTACAATTTAATGTTTATAGCACATGAATATGTGATATTAGCACTTTTCTAGCTTGATGCTTTTAGTTCTTGTTTATTGCCATTTAAAAGTCACTAAGAGCTCATATAAGCCCTTAGTGTACTTTTAAACAACACACTTTACTATTTTAACACCACAAATAATGGTTGTCAAGATTTCTTTACTCTATCTGCCATTAATCTTCAATTTTTTCAACTGCTATATTTCTATATTTCTTCATTCCTGTTCCTGCTGGTATTAGTTTACCTAATATAACATTCTCTTTAAGCCCTATTAGGTGATCTTCTTTACCTTTTATTGCAGCTTCTGTTAATACTCTTGTTGTTTCCTGGAATGAAGCTGCTGATAGGAATGAATCAGTTGCAAGAGATGCTTTAGTTATACCAAGTAATACTCTTTTAGCAACTGCTGGTCTTAAGTCTTTAGCTATAGCTTCTTCGTTACATCTATTAAATGTTAATACATCTTCATATCCACCTGGTAATAAATCTGTATCTCCTGGGTCTTCAACTTTAACTTTAGATAGCATTTGTCTTACTATAACTTCTATATGCTTATCGTTAACATCAACCCCTTGAAGTCTATAAACTCTTTGAACTTCTTTAACTATATATTCTTGAACGCCTTTAACACCTTTTACTCTTACTATATCATGAGGATTTATAAATCCTTGTGTTAAAGGATCTCCAGCTTCTAACATTTGTCCTTGCTTAACTTTTAATCTAGAACCATATGGTATCACATATGTTTGAGTTTCGCCTTCTTCTGGTATTACATTTACTTCTTTTCTCTTTCCAGTTTCATCTATTTCAACTCTACCAGATATTTCAGTTATTACAGCTAAGCCTTTTGGCTTTCTAGCTTCGAATAATTCTTCAACCCTAGGAAGACCTTGAGTTATATCGGCTCCTGCAACCCCTCCAGTATGGAATGTACGCATTGTAAGCTGAGTACCCGGCTCACCTATAGATTGAGCTGCTATTATACCAACTGCTTCACCTATATTAACTTCTTTTCCTGTAGCTAAGTTTCTACCATAGCACTTAGAACAAACTCCATGATTAGTTTTACAGTTAAGAACTGTTCTTATCCTAATTTTTTCAATTCCTAAATCTACTATAGTTTCTGCTTCATCTTCTTGTATCATAGCATCAGCTTCAACTATAATTTCACCAGTTTCAGGATTTAATATAGGGTCTATAGTGTATCTTCCTACAATTCTATCATATATCTCTTCTATAACTTCATTTCCTTCTTTTATTGCATAAATTTCTGTAGTATCTTCTGTTCCACAATCTATTTCTCTTACAATAACATCTTGACTTACATCAACAAGTCTTCTTGTTAAGTATCCAGATTCAGCTGTACGTATAGCTGTATCGGCAAGACCTTTTCTGGCACCATGTGAAGATGTAAAGTATTCAAGTACTGATAAACCTTCACGGAAATTAGATTTAACTGGTATCTCAACTGTTTTACCAGATGCATTGGCCATAAGACCACGCATACCTGCTAGCTGTCTAATTTGGTTTTTAGAACCTCTGGCTCCTGAATGTGCCATTATATATATATTGTTTAATCTATCTAGTCCACCCATAAGAGCATCAGTAACCTTATCAGTTGTTTCTGTCCATGTCTCTATAACTTTTTCATATCTTTCTTCATTAGATATTAAACCTCTTCTGTATGCTTTTTCATATTTATCAACTTTTGCTTCTGCCTCAGATATAAATACTTTCTTTTCTTCTGGAACACTCATATCAGCAACAGCAACTGTTATACCACCTAATGTAGAATATTTAAATCCTAGAGATTTTATATAATCTAGTAATTCAGCTGTTTCTGTATTTCCATGTTTTCTAAAGCACTTATCTATTATTTTACCAAGAGATTTTTTATCTGCTAAGAAGTCAACTTCAAGAGCAAATGGGTTTTCATTTCTGTCTACAAATCCTAAATCTTGAGGTATACTTTCATTAAATATAAATCTACCAACTGTACTTTTAACTAATGAACTTCTTCCATCTTCAAGAGTTACCTTTAGTTTTACTAACGCATGTAGGTGAACTGATTTATTGTAATAAGCAAGTAATAGCTCATTAAAGTCTTTAAATACCATTCCTGTTCCTTTAGCATCATCTTGTGCTTCTATTGTTAGATAATAACAACCTAAAACCATATCCTGAGATGGAGTAGTTATAGGAGAACCATCTTTAGGAGCAAGAATGTTGTTTACAGAAAGCATTAAGAATCTTGCCTCTGCTTGTGCTTCTACTGATAAAGGTACATGGACCGCCATTTGGTCACCATCGAAGTCTGCATTGTAAGCTGTACATACAAGAGGATGTAGCTTTATAGCTTTACCTTCAACCAAGATAGGTTCAAATGCTTGTATACCTAATCTATGTAGAGTCGGCGCACGGTTAAGAAGAACTGGATGGCTTTTTATAACATCTTCTAAAACATCCCAAACTTCTGGCTTAACTTTTTCTACTATAGATTTTGCACTTTTTATATTATGTGCATATCCTTCTTTAACTAGTTTATCCATAACAAATGGCTTGAATAGTTCTAATGCCATTTTCTTTGGAAGACCACATTGATAGAATTTAAGTTCTGGTCCAACAACTATAACAGAACGTCCTGAGTAGTCAACACGCTTACCAAGTAAGTTTTGACGGAAACGACCTTGTTTACCTTTTAACATATCTGATAAAGACTTAAGTGGTCTATTTCCAGGTCCTGTTACAGGTCTACCTCTTCTACCATTATCTATTAATGCATCAACTGCTTCCTGAAGCATTCTTTTTTCATTTCTTACAATTATATCTGGAGCTCCAAGCTCTAGTAATCTCTTAAGTCTATTATTTCTGTTTATAACTCTTCTATATAAATCATTTAAGTCTGAAGTTGCAAATCTTCCACCATCAAGTTGTACCATTGGTCTTAAATCTGGTGGTATTACTGGTATTGCATCTAAAATCATCCATTCTGGTTTATTCCCAGATTTTTTAAATGCCTCTACAACTTCTAATCTTCTTATTGTTCTAACTTTCTTTTGTCCTGTACTGTCTTTTAATTCCGCTCTTAGGTCTTTGCTTTGTTGCTCTAAATCTATGTTTTGTAACAATATCTTTACAGCTTCAGCACCCATACCTACAGTAAAAGTATATCCGTATTTTTCAAGAGCAGTTCTATACTCTTTTTCTGTCAATAACTGCTTCTCATTTAATCCAGTTTCTCCTGGGTCAACTACTACATATGAAGCAAAGTATAGTATTTTTTCTAATGATCTTGGTGACATATCAAGTAAAAGTCCCATTCTACTTGGTATACCTTTAAAGTACCAGATGTGAGACATAGGAGCTGCTAGCTCTATATGTCCCATTCTTTCTCTTCTTACTTTTGATTTAGTTACTTCTACTCCACATCTATCACAAACTACACCTTTGTATCTAACTCTTCTATATTTACCACAATGACACTCCCAGTCTTTTTGTGGTCCAAATATTCTTTCACAGAAAAGACCATCTTTTTCTGGTTTTAAAGT
This sequence is a window from Clostridioides difficile. Protein-coding genes within it:
- the rpsJ gene encoding 30S ribosomal protein S10, whose amino-acid sequence is MAKNEKIRIRLKSYDHKLLDFSAGKIVETAKKAGSQVSGPVPLPTEKQIVTILRAVHKYKDSREQFEIRTHKRLIDIANPTPKTVDSLMRLDLPAGVDIEIKL
- the rpoC gene encoding DNA-directed RNA polymerase subunit beta', producing MFELNNFESIKIALASPEKIRQWSRGEVKKPETINYRTLKPEKDGLFCERIFGPQKDWECHCGKYRRVRYKGVVCDRCGVEVTKSKVRRERMGHIELAAPMSHIWYFKGIPSRMGLLLDMSPRSLEKILYFASYVVVDPGETGLNEKQLLTEKEYRTALEKYGYTFTVGMGAEAVKILLQNIDLEQQSKDLRAELKDSTGQKKVRTIRRLEVVEAFKKSGNKPEWMILDAIPVIPPDLRPMVQLDGGRFATSDLNDLYRRVINRNNRLKRLLELGAPDIIVRNEKRMLQEAVDALIDNGRRGRPVTGPGNRPLKSLSDMLKGKQGRFRQNLLGKRVDYSGRSVIVVGPELKFYQCGLPKKMALELFKPFVMDKLVKEGYAHNIKSAKSIVEKVKPEVWDVLEDVIKSHPVLLNRAPTLHRLGIQAFEPILVEGKAIKLHPLVCTAYNADFDGDQMAVHVPLSVEAQAEARFLMLSVNNILAPKDGSPITTPSQDMVLGCYYLTIEAQDDAKGTGMVFKDFNELLLAYYNKSVHLHALVKLKVTLEDGRSSLVKSTVGRFIFNESIPQDLGFVDRNENPFALEVDFLADKKSLGKIIDKCFRKHGNTETAELLDYIKSLGFKYSTLGGITVAVADMSVPEEKKVFISEAEAKVDKYEKAYRRGLISNEERYEKVIETWTETTDKVTDALMGGLDRLNNIYIMAHSGARGSKNQIRQLAGMRGLMANASGKTVEIPVKSNFREGLSVLEYFTSSHGARKGLADTAIRTAESGYLTRRLVDVSQDVIVREIDCGTEDTTEIYAIKEGNEVIEEIYDRIVGRYTIDPILNPETGEIIVEADAMIQEDEAETIVDLGIEKIRIRTVLNCKTNHGVCSKCYGRNLATGKEVNIGEAVGIIAAQSIGEPGTQLTMRTFHTGGVAGADITQGLPRVEELFEARKPKGLAVITEISGRVEIDETGKRKEVNVIPEEGETQTYVIPYGSRLKVKQGQMLEAGDPLTQGFINPHDIVRVKGVKGVQEYIVKEVQRVYRLQGVDVNDKHIEVIVRQMLSKVKVEDPGDTDLLPGGYEDVLTFNRCNEEAIAKDLRPAVAKRVLLGITKASLATDSFLSAASFQETTRVLTEAAIKGKEDHLIGLKENVILGKLIPAGTGMKKYRNIAVEKIED
- the rpsL gene encoding 30S ribosomal protein S12, with amino-acid sequence MPTINQLVRKSRKAVEKKSTAPALQKGYNSLNKKVTDASAPQKRGVCTSVKTVTPKKPNSALRKVARVRLTNGIEVSAYIPGEGHNLQEHSVVLIRGGRVKDLPGVRYHILRGTLDTAGVDKRRQSRSKYGAKKPKDAKK
- the rpsG gene encoding 30S ribosomal protein S7; translation: MPRKGNVPKREVLPDPMYGSKVVTKLINNLMVDGKKGKSQTIVYDAFTIIAEKTGEDALEVFNKAMDNIMPVLEVKARRVGGANYQVPIEVRPERRQTLGLRWLVKYTRARGEKGMVDKLAKEIMDAANNTGASVKKKEDTHKMAEANKAFAHYRW
- the fusA gene encoding elongation factor G, giving the protein MARKFPLERTRNIGIMAHIDAGKTTTTERILFYTGQTHKIGETHEGASQMDWMEQEKERGITITSAATTASWKDHRINIIDTPGHVDFTVEVERSLRVLDGSVAVFCAKGGVEPQSENVWRQAETYGVPRIAFVNKMDILGADFYNVVSMMKSRLNSNAVPMQLPIGKEDSFIGIIDLLKMDAVIYKDDLGVEMEETDIPEDMKELAAEWREKLVESVAETDEELMMKYLEGEEPTIEELKVAIRKATIACEMNPVFCGTAYRNKGVQLVIDAVLDYLPAPTDIAAIKGILEDGEEAERHSSDEEPFSALAFKIMTDPFVGKLAFFRVYSGTLESGSYVLNATKNKRERIGRILQMHANTREEITKVYAGDIAAAVGLKDTTTGDTLCDPANPIILESMEFPEPVISVAIEPSSKAAQEKMGIALQKLAEEDPTFTVKTDQETGQTIISGMGELHLEIIVDRLLREFKVEAKVGAPQVAYRETITQPVDVEYKYSKQSGGRGQYGHVKIRVAPQEPGEGYKFTNKTVGGSVPKEYVGPVDMGVQGAMQSGIVAGYPVVDVAVELYDGSYHEVDSSEMAFKMAGSMAFKDAMKKGNAVLLEPYFKVEVVTPEDYMGDVMGDLNSRRGLIQGMEARSGAQVINAFVPLSEMFGYSTDLRSSTQGRATYTMIFDHYEQVPASVAKKIAEGK
- the tuf gene encoding elongation factor Tu, whose product is MAKAKYERTKPHVNIGTIGHVDHGKTTLTAAITKTLYDRYQLGEAVDFANIDKAPEERERGITISTAHVEYETPNRHYAHVDCPGHADYVKNMITGAAQMDGAILVCSATDGPMPQTREHILLSRQVGVPYIVVFLNKCDMVDDEELLELVEMEVRDLLTEYDFPGDDTPIIRGSALMALEDPKSEWGNKIVELFEQIDEYIPAPERDTDKPFLMPVEDVFSITGRGTVATGRVERGVLKVQDEVELVGLTEAPRKVVVTGVEMFRKLLDQAQAGDNIGALLRGVQRAEIERGQVLAKTGSVKAHTKFTAEVYVLKKEEGGRHTPFFDGYRPQFYFRTTDVTGACKLPDGIEMVMPGDNVTMEVDLINSIVVEEGLRFSIREGGRTVASGVVATIVE